In one Gammaproteobacteria bacterium genomic region, the following are encoded:
- a CDS encoding ATP-dependent helicase codes for MHNQGKPAKSTKPASGKVLIGGLSEFKPNPYESTKFAGDAISPAVRRLINSVHKDGKNVVLLARRNTVPWFVSFQSTGRNRDLDRFKESICKDLPREIADKASISTIHKYKGLEKDVVIILDAIQRSYPLIHPDWIFTRVLGDHPEKIVDEERRLFYVALTRAVDTLIVITEKGSESLFLNEMTQPTLRKFTAHFGVDPKC; via the coding sequence ATGCACAATCAAGGGAAGCCAGCAAAATCAACTAAGCCTGCAAGTGGCAAGGTTCTGATTGGAGGCCTATCCGAGTTCAAGCCTAATCCATATGAAAGCACAAAGTTTGCTGGAGATGCAATTTCTCCAGCCGTTAGAAGGTTGATCAATTCAGTCCACAAGGACGGGAAGAATGTCGTTCTCCTAGCCCGAAGAAATACCGTTCCATGGTTTGTCAGCTTTCAAAGCACTGGGAGAAACAGGGACTTAGACAGATTCAAAGAATCGATTTGCAAGGACCTTCCAAGAGAGATCGCAGACAAGGCCTCCATTTCGACTATTCATAAGTATAAGGGTCTAGAAAAGGACGTAGTGATCATTCTTGATGCCATTCAACGTAGCTATCCACTCATTCATCCAGACTGGATTTTCACCAGAGTGCTGGGTGACCACCCTGAAAAAATTGTTGATGAAGAACGCCGTCTTTTTTATGTCGCTTTGACTCGGGCGGTGGACACACTGATAGTTATCACTGAAAAAGGGAGTGAGTCCTTATTTTTGAATGAAATGACTCAGCCAACCCTGCGGAAATTTACAGCACATTTTGGAGTTGACCCTAAGTGCTGA